The following are from one region of the Streptomyces tuirus genome:
- a CDS encoding cell division protein SepF, with protein sequence MGSVRKASAWLGLVDDNEDERYYDDDDYSDGNEPGEAWVTDPRVKVASDVAEERGRRIGTVTPDSFRDARAIGELFREGVPVIMNLTAMEASDAKRVVDFAAGLIFGLRGSIERVSTRVFLLTPANTEIVNGDPAGHRTDGFFNQS encoded by the coding sequence ATGGGATCGGTACGCAAGGCAAGTGCCTGGCTTGGCCTCGTCGACGACAACGAAGACGAGCGTTACTACGACGACGACGACTACTCCGACGGAAACGAGCCCGGGGAAGCCTGGGTCACCGATCCGCGCGTCAAGGTGGCCTCGGACGTCGCCGAGGAAAGGGGCCGCCGCATCGGCACGGTGACCCCGGACAGCTTCCGGGACGCACGCGCCATCGGCGAGCTGTTCCGCGAGGGCGTGCCCGTCATCATGAACCTCACGGCCATGGAGGCCTCCGACGCCAAGCGCGTGGTCGACTTCGCGGCCGGGCTGATCTTCGGCCTGCGCGGTTCGATCGAGAGAGTGTCGACGCGCGTGTTCCTGCTGACCCCGGCCAACACGGAGATCGTCAACGGCGATCCGGCCGGGCACCGCACGGACGGCTTCTTCAACCAGAGCTGA
- a CDS encoding S1 family peptidase: MKHRRIPKRRAVVAGAGIAALVAAGVTFQTANASETPEASAPRTLSVTAAGKLASTLAEDLGGDAAGTYYDTKSKSLVVNVLDEAAARAVEKAGAKARVVANSLAELKSARSTLKADATIPGTAWVTDPTTNKVVVTADRTVSEAEWTTLTKVVDGLGAKAELKRSKGEYKPFIAGGDAITGGGGRCSLGFNVVKGGEPFFLTAGHCTEGISTWSDSSGKEIGTNADSRFPDNDYGLVKYTAEVAHPSEVNLYNGSTQKISGAADATVGMAVTRSGSTTQVHEGKVTGLDATVNYGNGDIVNGLIQTDVCAEPGDSGGSLFSGDKAVGLTSGGSGDCTSGGETFFQPVTEALSATGTEIG; this comes from the coding sequence TTGAAGCACCGACGCATACCCAAGCGGCGTGCAGTCGTGGCAGGCGCGGGCATAGCCGCGCTGGTTGCCGCGGGAGTGACGTTCCAGACCGCGAACGCGAGTGAGACCCCTGAGGCGTCCGCACCCCGGACCCTGTCGGTCACGGCGGCCGGAAAGCTCGCCTCGACGCTGGCCGAGGACCTGGGCGGCGACGCGGCCGGGACGTACTACGACACCAAGAGCAAGAGCCTCGTGGTGAACGTGCTCGACGAGGCCGCCGCGCGGGCCGTCGAGAAGGCCGGCGCCAAGGCGAGAGTCGTGGCCAACTCCCTCGCCGAGCTGAAGAGCGCCCGCAGCACGCTGAAGGCGGACGCGACCATCCCCGGCACCGCCTGGGTGACCGACCCGACGACGAACAAGGTCGTCGTGACCGCCGACCGTACGGTCTCCGAGGCCGAGTGGACGACGCTGACGAAGGTCGTGGACGGGCTCGGGGCGAAGGCCGAACTCAAGCGGTCGAAGGGGGAGTACAAGCCCTTCATCGCCGGTGGCGACGCGATCACCGGTGGCGGCGGGCGCTGCTCGCTGGGCTTCAACGTGGTCAAGGGCGGCGAGCCGTTCTTCCTGACCGCCGGGCACTGCACCGAGGGCATCTCCACGTGGTCGGACTCCAGCGGCAAGGAGATCGGCACCAACGCGGACTCCCGGTTCCCGGACAACGACTACGGGCTCGTCAAGTACACCGCGGAGGTTGCCCACCCGAGTGAGGTGAACCTGTACAACGGGTCCACCCAGAAGATCTCGGGTGCGGCGGACGCGACCGTCGGCATGGCGGTGACCCGGAGCGGGTCGACCACGCAGGTGCACGAGGGCAAGGTCACGGGGCTGGACGCCACCGTGAACTACGGCAACGGCGACATCGTGAACGGGCTGATCCAGACCGACGTGTGCGCGGAGCCGGGTGACAGTGGCGGGTCGCTGTTCTCGGGCGACAAGGCCGTCGGGCTCACGTCGGGTGGCAGTGGTGACTGCACCTCGGGCGGGGAGACGTTCTTCCAGCCGGTGACCGAGGCGCTGTCGGCCACCGGGACCGAGATCGGCTGA
- a CDS encoding DUF5685 family protein: MAHLCGLCLALRGDHGQFARIVTNYDGLLVSVLTEAQAEPDGSGRRTAGPCPLRGMRTASVAHGEGARLAAAVSLVLASAKVRDHVTDGDGLLARRPVARAARRVAVSWDTAGARTGSAVGFDTALLVDAVDRQAGIEALAGPGTPLLTITEPTETATAAAFAHTAVLAGRPGNAGPLAEAGRLFGRLAHLLDAVEDLHADAASGAWNPIAATGTSLMEVRRLADDAVHGVRLALRDAEFTDAQLVHLLLVHELRRSVDRAFGTVPVCASHQGGGPHGQQGPHGQQPQGPYGSPQHPYAGGGGNPYAGGGGAYGGDGFGGGSGGSGGFGGGGFGGGVPAPQPPRRRGFWAGCGMFWLLCCTCKLCCAKEYEGPWSRKKREGVCRDCDCDGCDCCCPCDG, from the coding sequence ATGGCGCATTTGTGCGGGCTTTGCCTCGCGCTGCGCGGCGATCACGGGCAGTTCGCCCGGATTGTCACGAACTATGACGGGCTGCTCGTCTCCGTTCTGACGGAGGCTCAGGCGGAGCCGGACGGCAGTGGCCGGCGTACGGCCGGGCCGTGCCCGCTGCGCGGCATGCGCACCGCCTCCGTCGCGCACGGCGAGGGAGCCCGGCTCGCGGCGGCCGTGTCCCTCGTGCTGGCCTCGGCGAAAGTGCGCGACCACGTCACCGACGGTGACGGGCTGTTGGCCCGCAGACCGGTGGCGCGTGCCGCGCGCCGGGTCGCAGTGAGTTGGGACACTGCCGGCGCGCGGACCGGCTCCGCTGTGGGATTCGACACCGCGCTCCTGGTCGACGCCGTGGACCGGCAGGCCGGGATCGAGGCGCTGGCCGGGCCCGGGACGCCGCTCCTGACCATCACCGAGCCGACCGAGACCGCGACCGCCGCGGCCTTCGCGCACACCGCGGTCCTCGCCGGCCGGCCGGGCAACGCGGGGCCGCTCGCTGAGGCCGGGCGGCTCTTCGGGCGGCTAGCGCATCTGCTGGACGCCGTGGAGGACCTGCACGCTGATGCCGCGTCAGGCGCCTGGAACCCGATCGCCGCGACCGGCACCTCCCTGATGGAGGTCCGGCGGCTGGCCGACGACGCGGTGCACGGCGTGCGGCTCGCGCTGCGCGACGCCGAGTTCACCGACGCGCAGCTCGTACATCTGCTGCTCGTGCACGAACTGCGGCGCTCGGTCGACCGCGCGTTCGGCACAGTGCCGGTGTGCGCCTCCCACCAGGGCGGCGGGCCCCACGGACAGCAGGGGCCTCACGGGCAGCAGCCGCAGGGGCCCTACGGCTCGCCGCAGCACCCGTACGCGGGTGGTGGCGGGAATCCGTACGCCGGTGGGGGAGGGGCGTACGGCGGCGACGGATTCGGCGGCGGTTCCGGTGGTTCCGGTGGCTTCGGTGGCGGTGGTTTCGGTGGGGGCGTTCCGGCGCCCCAGCCGCCCCGACGGCGTGGGTTCTGGGCCGGCTGCGGGATGTTCTGGCTGCTGTGCTGCACCTGCAAGCTGTGCTGCGCCAAGGAGTACGAGGGGCCGTGGTCCCGTAAGAAGCGCGAGGGCGTCTGCCGGGACTGTGACTGCGACGGGTGCGACTGCTGCTGCCCCTGCGACGGCTGA
- a CDS encoding acyl-CoA dehydrogenase family protein, producing the protein MSGSSKLPAFDPVDPLGLDDLLEPEDLGIRDTVRAWAADRVLPYVAEWYEKGELPGIRELAKELGGIGALGMSLDGYGCAGASAVQYGLACLELEAADSGIRSLVSVQGSLAMYAIHRFGSEEQKQQWLPRMAAGEVIGCFGLTEPDHGSDPAAMRTHAKRDGSDWILNGRKMWITNGSVAGVAVVWARTEDGIRGFAVPTDSRGFSAPEIKHKWSLRASVTSELVLDDVRLPADAVLPEVTGLRGPLSCLSHARYGIVWGAMGAARSSFETAVEYAKSREQFGRPIGGFQLTQAKLADMAVELHKGILLAHHLGRRMDAGRLRPEQVSFGKLNNVREAIEICRTARTILGANGISLEYPVMRHATNLESVLTYEGTVEMHQLVLGKALTGLDAFR; encoded by the coding sequence ATGTCCGGTTCGTCCAAGCTGCCTGCCTTCGATCCCGTCGACCCCCTCGGTCTGGACGACCTGCTGGAGCCGGAGGACCTCGGGATCAGGGACACCGTGCGGGCCTGGGCCGCGGACCGGGTGCTGCCCTACGTCGCCGAGTGGTACGAGAAGGGAGAGCTGCCGGGGATCCGGGAGCTGGCCAAGGAGCTCGGCGGCATCGGTGCCCTCGGGATGTCCCTGGACGGGTACGGCTGCGCCGGCGCGTCCGCCGTGCAGTACGGTCTCGCCTGCCTGGAGCTGGAGGCCGCCGACTCCGGCATCCGTTCCCTCGTCTCCGTGCAGGGCTCCCTCGCCATGTACGCGATCCACCGCTTCGGCAGCGAGGAGCAGAAGCAGCAGTGGCTGCCGCGGATGGCCGCAGGCGAGGTCATCGGCTGCTTCGGGCTCACCGAGCCCGACCACGGCTCCGACCCCGCCGCCATGCGGACGCACGCCAAGCGCGACGGCTCCGACTGGATCCTCAACGGCCGCAAGATGTGGATCACCAACGGGTCGGTCGCCGGCGTCGCCGTCGTGTGGGCGCGGACCGAGGACGGAATCCGCGGGTTCGCGGTGCCCACCGACAGCCGCGGGTTCTCCGCTCCCGAGATCAAGCACAAGTGGTCGCTCAGGGCCTCCGTTACGAGCGAGCTCGTGCTCGACGACGTGCGGCTGCCCGCCGACGCCGTCCTTCCGGAGGTCACCGGCCTGCGCGGACCCCTGAGCTGTCTGTCCCACGCCCGCTACGGAATCGTCTGGGGCGCCATGGGCGCGGCCCGCAGCAGTTTCGAGACCGCGGTCGAGTACGCGAAGTCGCGGGAGCAGTTCGGGCGGCCCATCGGCGGTTTCCAGCTCACCCAGGCCAAACTCGCCGACATGGCGGTCGAACTGCACAAGGGGATTCTGCTCGCCCATCATCTGGGGCGGCGGATGGACGCCGGCCGCCTGCGTCCCGAGCAGGTCAGCTTCGGCAAGCTCAACAACGTCCGGGAAGCGATCGAGATCTGCCGCACGGCCCGGACCATTCTCGGCGCCAACGGGATCTCTCTCGAATACCCGGTGATGCGGCACGCGACCAACCTCGAGTCGGTGCTCACCTATGAGGGCACCGTCGAGATGCACCAGCTCGTGCTGGGCAAGGCGCTCACCGGACTCGATGCCTTCCGGTAG
- a CDS encoding MFS transporter has translation MSGTTTAAAALRRRAAGAGANRWVVLVVLCVSLLLVAVDATVLHVAVPAVTEDLRPGGIELLWIVDVYPLVCASLLILFGTLGDRIGRRRVLLLGYALFGVASGLAALADSAQVLIVARALLGVGGAMIMPATLSILRQVFPDRRERALAIGIWSAVAAVGAAVGPLLGGFLLEHFWWGSVFLVNIPLMLVSLPVGRLLLPESKGDGKGPWDVVGALMAAAGLFGVVLGVKRLGSGESLGSLLTVPSLVVGAVLLVAFVRRQRRRTYPLVDLKMFARPAFSTSVGCIVLAMLALVGLELIAAQYLQLVLGLSPLETGLRLLPLTFAAMAAGLAGARMLRRFGPRRMVCAGFCLTAFAVVLLTALGRTDECALMVAGFVLLGFGLETTLFGAYESMLSEAPQEQAGGAAAIGETSYQLGAGIGIALLGTVMNAAYAPGLSGVPGVPASASSSAGHSLGEAYEVAAQLGGSAGAALRHAARDAFVHGLHVTLLVSAGLLLLGAVMALRLPRAMQCEPGPVEVPAPRDPAESRVSV, from the coding sequence ATGTCCGGGACGACCACGGCCGCCGCTGCGCTGCGCCGTCGGGCGGCCGGGGCCGGTGCCAACCGCTGGGTGGTTCTCGTCGTCCTCTGCGTCAGCCTGCTGCTGGTCGCCGTCGACGCCACCGTGCTGCACGTGGCGGTCCCCGCCGTCACGGAGGACCTGAGGCCCGGCGGGATCGAGCTGCTCTGGATCGTCGACGTCTACCCACTGGTCTGCGCCTCGCTGCTGATCCTTTTCGGCACACTGGGCGACCGCATCGGCCGCCGAAGAGTGCTGCTCCTCGGGTACGCGCTGTTCGGAGTCGCCTCCGGCCTCGCGGCCCTGGCCGACAGCGCCCAGGTGCTGATCGTGGCGCGGGCGCTGCTCGGCGTCGGCGGCGCGATGATCATGCCCGCGACGCTGTCGATCCTGCGGCAGGTCTTCCCGGACCGGCGCGAGCGTGCGCTCGCGATCGGCATCTGGAGCGCCGTGGCCGCGGTGGGTGCGGCGGTCGGTCCGCTGCTCGGCGGCTTCCTGCTGGAGCACTTCTGGTGGGGCTCGGTGTTCCTCGTCAACATTCCGTTGATGCTGGTCAGCCTTCCGGTGGGACGGCTGCTGCTGCCCGAGTCGAAGGGTGACGGCAAGGGTCCCTGGGACGTGGTCGGTGCGCTGATGGCCGCGGCCGGGCTGTTCGGTGTCGTGCTGGGCGTGAAGCGGCTCGGCAGCGGGGAGTCGCTGGGCAGCCTGCTCACCGTGCCGTCACTGGTGGTGGGCGCCGTGCTGCTGGTCGCCTTCGTACGGCGGCAGCGGCGGCGGACGTATCCGCTGGTGGACCTCAAGATGTTCGCGCGTCCGGCGTTCAGCACATCCGTCGGGTGCATCGTGCTGGCGATGCTCGCGCTGGTGGGGCTGGAGCTGATCGCCGCCCAGTACCTGCAGCTGGTGCTCGGTCTTTCGCCGCTGGAGACCGGGCTGCGGCTGCTGCCGCTGACGTTCGCGGCGATGGCGGCCGGGCTGGCCGGGGCGCGGATGCTGCGGCGGTTCGGGCCGCGGCGGATGGTGTGTGCCGGGTTCTGCCTCACGGCGTTCGCGGTGGTGCTGCTGACGGCGCTGGGCCGGACCGACGAGTGTGCGCTGATGGTGGCCGGGTTCGTCCTGCTCGGCTTCGGGCTGGAGACGACGCTCTTCGGGGCGTACGAGTCGATGCTGAGCGAGGCGCCGCAGGAGCAGGCCGGTGGGGCGGCGGCGATCGGGGAGACGTCGTACCAGCTCGGGGCGGGGATCGGGATCGCCCTGCTCGGCACGGTGATGAACGCGGCGTACGCGCCGGGGCTGTCCGGGGTGCCCGGGGTTCCGGCGTCGGCGTCCTCCTCGGCGGGACATTCGCTGGGGGAGGCGTACGAGGTTGCCGCGCAGCTGGGCGGGTCCGCCGGTGCCGCGCTGCGGCATGCGGCCCGGGACGCGTTCGTGCACGGGCTGCATGTGACGCTGCTGGTGAGTGCGGGGTTGCTGCTGCTCGGGGCGGTGATGGCGTTGCGGTTGCCGCGGGCCATGCAGTGCGAGCCGGGACCGGTGGAGGTTCCGGCCCCCAGGGACCCGGCGGAGTCCCGCGTCTCGGTCTGA
- a CDS encoding S1 family peptidase — MRIKRTTPRSGISRRTRLIAVSTGLVAAAAIAIPSANASDAPTTFSAAELKSASGSLLKADIPGTAWAVDSKTNRVLLTVDSTVTQAEIAKIKQQAGGNADALTIKRTPGKFSKLIQGGDAIYASSWRCSLGFNVRASNGTEYFLTAGHCTDGAGTWYSNSGRTTVIGSTAGSSFPGNDYGLVRYSGSVSRPGTANGVDITRAATPSVGTTVIRDGSTTGTHSGRVTALNATVNYGGGDVVSGLIQTTVCAEPGDSGGSLYGSNGTAYGLTSGGSGNCSSGGTTFFQPVTEALSAYGVSVY; from the coding sequence GTGAGGATCAAGCGCACCACCCCTCGCAGTGGCATTTCGAGACGGACCCGGCTGATCGCCGTTTCCACCGGCCTCGTTGCCGCCGCAGCGATCGCGATCCCCAGCGCGAACGCGTCCGACGCCCCCACCACCTTCAGCGCCGCCGAGCTCAAGAGCGCCAGCGGCTCGTTGCTGAAGGCGGACATCCCGGGTACCGCCTGGGCCGTCGACAGCAAGACCAACCGGGTGCTCCTGACCGTGGACAGCACGGTCACGCAGGCCGAGATAGCGAAGATCAAGCAGCAGGCCGGCGGCAACGCCGACGCGCTCACGATCAAGCGCACCCCGGGCAAGTTCAGCAAGCTCATCCAGGGCGGCGACGCCATCTATGCGAGTAGCTGGCGCTGCTCCCTCGGCTTCAACGTCCGTGCCAGCAACGGCACCGAGTACTTCCTGACCGCCGGTCACTGCACCGACGGCGCGGGCACCTGGTACTCCAACTCCGGCCGGACCACGGTGATCGGCTCCACCGCCGGCTCCAGCTTCCCGGGCAACGACTACGGTCTCGTGCGCTACAGCGGGTCCGTCAGCCGTCCTGGTACCGCGAACGGTGTGGACATCACGCGCGCGGCCACCCCGAGCGTGGGCACCACCGTCATCCGCGACGGCTCCACGACCGGTACGCACAGCGGTCGTGTGACGGCCCTGAACGCCACCGTCAACTACGGCGGCGGGGATGTCGTGTCCGGCCTGATCCAGACCACCGTCTGCGCCGAGCCCGGTGACTCCGGCGGCTCGCTCTACGGCAGCAACGGCACGGCGTACGGTCTGACCTCCGGCGGCAGCGGCAACTGCTCCTCCGGCGGCACGACGTTCTTCCAGCCCGTCACGGAGGCCCTGAGCGCCTACGGCGTCAGCGTCTACTAG
- a CDS encoding DNA polymerase III subunit alpha translates to MPGFTHLHTASGFSLRYGASHPERLAERASERGMDALALTDRDTLAGAVRFSKACGKVGVRPLFGADLAVGSAEPRVERRRRTPVRGGAFVDESAPRVTFLARDGARGWGELCRLVSAAHEGEGTPLLPWGRHHAEGLTVLLGPGSDVGRALAAGRPDRAARLLVPWRDLYGDDLRLEAVWHGREGTGPGSLRLAARTVGFAAEQRIRPVLTNAVRYADPGLGPVADVLDAARRLVPIDPAQGLDSGAAWLKGAGDMAGVAERVVEAAGFRRETAHRLLEQTEATAAECLVDPEDDLGIGTVHFPEPHLVGAGRRTAQRTLASRVAAGMVLRGYDRRREYWERMHHELDIIAHHGFASYFLTVSQVVEDVRTMGVRVAARGSGAGSLVNHLLGIAHADPIEHRLLMERFLSKERVVLPDIDIDVESARRLEVYRAIIDRFGTERVATVAMPETYRVRHAIRDVGAALSMDPAEIDRVAKSFPHIRARDARAALEELPELRALAGEKEKYGRLWELVEALDALPRGVAMHPCGVLLSDASLLARTPVMPTSGEGFPMSQFDKDDVEDLGLLKLDVLGVRMQSAMAHAVGEVERVSGVRVDLDALPPEDPQTYRLVRSTETLGCFQIESPGQRDLVGRLQPATFHDLVVDISLFRPGPVAADMVRPFIEARHGRAPIRYPHPDLEEPLRDTYGVVVFHEQIIDIVDIMTGCGRGEADRVRRGLSDAESQARIKVWFAQHAAARGYDAETIQRTWEIVEAFGSYGFCKAHAVAFAVPTYQSAWLKTHHPAAFYAGLLTHDPGMYPKRLLLADARRRGVPVLPLDVNASGVAHRIELVSGKWGLRLALSDVHGISEAEAARIAEGQPYDSLVDFWERGRPSRPLAQRLAQVGALDAFGANRRDLQLHLTELHRGARGGGGGQLPLAGGRRTAPAGLPDLTSAERLSAELGVLSMDASRNLMDDHRVFLDELGVVSARRLREARHGETVLVAGAKAATQTPPIRSGKRVIFSTLDDGTGLVDLAFFDDSHDACAHTVFHSWLLLVRGVVQRRGPRSLSVVGAAAWNLADLLEVRREEGLEGVAARLAGPGPGSGGSGGSGGSGEEGSGDDGEGAVRRRLAGSDGAPAPTGSAAKDPMEQRKIRMSTGYEMHPWADLRPAGEGPANTRKLWHQSPGSAG, encoded by the coding sequence GTGCCGGGGTTCACGCATCTGCACACCGCCTCCGGATTCTCGTTGCGCTACGGAGCCTCGCACCCGGAGCGGCTGGCCGAACGTGCCTCCGAGCGGGGCATGGACGCCCTGGCGCTGACCGATCGCGACACGCTCGCCGGTGCGGTCCGGTTCTCGAAGGCCTGCGGCAAGGTGGGGGTGCGGCCGCTGTTCGGGGCCGATCTGGCGGTGGGGAGTGCGGAGCCCAGGGTTGAGCGGCGGCGGCGGACCCCGGTGCGGGGTGGTGCCTTTGTCGACGAGTCGGCCCCCCGCGTGACCTTTCTCGCCCGGGACGGTGCCCGGGGGTGGGGGGAGCTGTGCCGGCTCGTCTCGGCTGCCCATGAAGGAGAGGGGACACCCCTGCTGCCCTGGGGGCGCCATCACGCCGAGGGGCTGACCGTGCTGCTCGGGCCCGGGTCGGATGTCGGACGCGCCCTGGCCGCGGGTCGGCCCGACCGGGCGGCGCGGCTGCTCGTGCCCTGGCGGGACCTCTACGGCGACGACCTGCGGCTGGAGGCCGTCTGGCACGGCCGGGAGGGTACGGGGCCGGGGTCGCTGCGGCTGGCCGCCCGTACCGTCGGGTTCGCCGCGGAGCAGCGCATCCGGCCCGTGCTCACCAACGCGGTGCGGTACGCCGACCCGGGGCTCGGGCCGGTCGCCGACGTGCTGGACGCCGCCCGGCGGCTGGTGCCCATTGACCCGGCCCAGGGGCTGGACTCCGGTGCGGCCTGGCTCAAGGGCGCCGGGGACATGGCCGGTGTGGCGGAGCGGGTCGTGGAGGCCGCGGGGTTCCGGCGGGAGACCGCTCACCGGCTGCTGGAGCAGACGGAGGCCACGGCCGCCGAGTGCCTGGTCGACCCCGAGGACGATCTCGGGATCGGCACCGTCCACTTTCCCGAGCCGCATCTGGTCGGCGCGGGGCGCCGCACCGCCCAGCGGACGCTGGCCTCGCGGGTGGCGGCCGGGATGGTGCTGCGCGGGTACGACCGGCGGCGGGAGTACTGGGAGCGGATGCACCACGAGCTGGACATCATCGCCCACCACGGATTCGCCTCCTACTTCCTGACCGTCTCCCAGGTGGTGGAGGACGTACGGACCATGGGCGTCCGGGTCGCCGCCCGCGGGTCCGGGGCCGGGTCGCTGGTCAACCATCTGCTCGGTATCGCGCACGCCGATCCGATCGAACACCGGCTGCTGATGGAACGCTTCCTGTCGAAGGAGCGGGTCGTGCTGCCCGACATCGACATCGACGTGGAGTCCGCGCGCCGGCTGGAGGTCTACCGCGCGATCATCGACCGGTTCGGCACCGAGCGGGTCGCGACCGTCGCGATGCCGGAGACGTATCGCGTGCGGCACGCGATCCGTGATGTGGGGGCTGCTCTGTCGATGGATCCGGCCGAGATCGACCGGGTCGCCAAGTCCTTTCCCCATATCCGGGCGCGGGACGCCCGCGCGGCGCTGGAAGAGCTGCCCGAGCTGCGCGCGCTGGCCGGGGAGAAGGAGAAGTACGGGAGGCTGTGGGAGCTGGTCGAGGCGCTGGACGCCCTGCCGCGCGGGGTGGCCATGCACCCGTGCGGGGTGCTGCTGTCGGACGCCTCGCTGCTCGCGCGTACGCCGGTCATGCCGACCAGTGGCGAGGGCTTTCCGATGTCGCAGTTCGACAAGGACGACGTCGAGGACCTCGGGCTGCTGAAGCTCGATGTGCTGGGCGTGCGGATGCAGTCGGCCATGGCGCACGCGGTGGGGGAAGTGGAGCGGGTGTCGGGGGTGCGGGTCGATCTGGACGCCCTGCCGCCGGAGGATCCGCAGACGTACCGGTTGGTCCGGTCCACCGAGACGCTCGGGTGCTTCCAGATCGAGTCGCCCGGTCAGCGGGATCTGGTCGGGCGGCTCCAGCCGGCCACGTTCCACGACCTCGTCGTCGACATCTCGCTGTTCCGGCCCGGGCCGGTCGCCGCCGACATGGTGCGGCCGTTCATCGAGGCGCGGCACGGGCGGGCGCCGATCCGTTATCCGCACCCCGATCTGGAGGAGCCGCTGCGCGACACGTACGGGGTCGTCGTCTTCCACGAGCAGATCATCGACATCGTCGACATCATGACCGGCTGCGGACGCGGCGAGGCGGACCGGGTGCGGCGCGGGCTGTCGGACGCGGAGTCGCAGGCGCGGATCAAGGTGTGGTTCGCGCAGCACGCGGCGGCCCGGGGATATGACGCGGAAACGATTCAGCGGACCTGGGAGATCGTCGAGGCCTTCGGTTCGTACGGATTCTGCAAGGCGCACGCGGTTGCCTTCGCCGTGCCGACCTACCAGTCGGCGTGGCTGAAAACGCATCATCCGGCTGCCTTTTACGCCGGGCTGCTCACGCACGATCCCGGGATGTATCCGAAGCGGCTGCTGCTGGCGGACGCGCGGCGGCGGGGGGTGCCGGTGCTGCCGTTGGACGTGAACGCGTCGGGAGTCGCACACCGTATCGAACTGGTGTCCGGTAAATGGGGGCTGAGGCTGGCCCTCTCCGATGTCCACGGCATCAGTGAGGCCGAGGCGGCGCGGATCGCCGAGGGGCAGCCCTACGACTCGCTGGTCGACTTCTGGGAGCGGGGCCGGCCCAGTCGTCCGCTGGCCCAGCGGCTCGCGCAGGTGGGAGCGCTGGACGCGTTCGGCGCCAACCGCCGTGATCTGCAACTGCATCTGACCGAGCTGCACCGGGGTGCCCGGGGCGGGGGCGGTGGCCAGCTGCCGTTGGCCGGGGGGCGGAGGACCGCGCCGGCCGGGCTGCCCGACCTCACCTCCGCGGAGCGGCTCAGCGCCGAACTGGGCGTGCTGTCCATGGACGCCTCGCGCAATCTGATGGACGACCACCGTGTCTTCCTCGACGAGTTGGGCGTCGTCTCGGCGCGGCGGCTGCGCGAGGCCCGGCACGGGGAGACCGTGCTGGTCGCGGGCGCCAAGGCGGCCACCCAGACGCCGCCGATCCGGTCCGGCAAGCGCGTCATCTTCTCGACCCTGGACGACGGCACGGGCCTGGTCGACCTCGCCTTCTTCGACGACTCCCACGACGCCTGCGCCCACACCGTCTTCCACTCCTGGCTGCTGCTGGTGCGCGGGGTGGTGCAGCGGCGCGGCCCGCGCAGCCTCAGCGTGGTCGGCGCCGCCGCCTGGAACCTCGCGGATCTGCTGGAAGTGCGCCGGGAGGAGGGGCTGGAGGGGGTCGCGGCCCGGCTGGCCGGTCCCGGTCCCGGCTCCGGTGGTTCCGGTGGTTCCGGTGGTTCCGGTGAAGAGGGTTCCGGTGACGACGGTGAGGGGGCCGTGCGGCGGCGGCTCGCCGGGTCGGACGGCGCGCCCGCGCCGACGGGCTCCGCGGCCAAGGATCCGATGGAGCAGCGGAAGATCCGCATGTCCACGGGGTACGAGATGCACCCCTGGGCCGATCTGCGTCCGGCGGGCGAAGGGCCCGCGAACACAAGGAAGTTGTGGCACCAGAGTCCGGGGAGTGCGGGATGA